Genomic DNA from Anaerolineae bacterium:
ACGGGTATAAGGCCGGCAGCCCAAACAGGAGGGGAATGAACAGCAAGGCCAGCAAGGGCAGGGTGCCGGCCCCGGCTTCAAAAAAACGCCGGATCACAAAACTCCACTTGCCCCCCACCAGGTGATGCAGCATCACCCCCATCAGGCAGCCCAACGCCAGATGAACCCAAAATAAATAGCCCAACAGATAGGCCTGGAAAAAAAACTCGCCGCCGATAAACGCGCCGGCCAGCGCCGCTATTAAACCCGCCGCGCCCGCCAGCAGGGCGATTTTTTGGATGCGGTTTGTCAGAGATAAAGCTTTTTGGTCCATGTTATCCTGGCTCATCGAACGCTATTCTAACTTGGGTTGTTCCGACTCCGGCACGTCATCCGGCGTGGCGTTTTGGCTACGCTGCAAGGCCCGGATGTAGGCCACTACGGCCCAACGATCTTGCGGGTCAAGCCGGGCGCCGTAGCTGTACATGGCCCCAAAGCCGTTGGCAATAGCGTCGTAATAATAACCCGCGGGCTGTTCCCGCAGCCGGTCAATGTGGAACGAGGACGGCTGTTGAAAACCGCGCTGCACAATCATGCCGTTACCGTAGCCGGCGCGGTCGTGGCAGGGCGAGCAATAGATGTTGTAGCGATCCTGCCCTCGCGCCATCAAGGCCGGCGTAACCGGCATCGGGAAGGTGCCGGTAAATTCCCCCTCAATTTGGCCCGTGTAAAGATGTTCGTTGAGCATCATGCGGCCCCATTTCCCCCGGGGAATGGTATGGGCCGGAACGGGCCGGGCCGCCATTTCATTGGGAAAAAACCGGCTTTCTTCCAAAGGGCCGTATTTAGGCTGGTCGCGCATGTGCAGCGGCACCAGGTCGCAGCCGGTTAAAAAAAGGCTCAAAACAACCAGGGACAGGATGGCCAGAGTGAGTTTAGCTTTAATCATGGGTCATCTTTTTCCAAAAATTCAATCGTAAATCTCTGTATCTCCCTGCTCAACGGCATGCACGGCGCTGGGGTGCAGGCTTTTCAAAAACGCCCCGGTTTCTTGCTCGTCAAACCGGGGGTCGGTGGCCAGCACGCACAGGAAAAAAGCGTCGCGGGAAGCCCGGTTAAAGTTTGGCGTGTTGAACACCGGGTGGTAGGGCATGGGCAGCTTGTTCAAAAACAACATCCCCAATACCCCGGCCACCGCCGCCATCAACACGGCTCCTTCAAAGGTTATCACCATAAACGCGGGCCAGCTATTAAGCGGGCGGCTGCCGATGTTCAGCGGATAAGCTATCACCGAGGTGTAATATTGCAACATATACCCCGCCAGGCCGCCAAAAATTGCGCCCAACAACACCAGGTAAGGCACAAAATTTGGCTGCTTGTCCAGGCCCAGCGCCTCCGACAGGCCATGCACCGGGAAGGGGGTATAGGCATCTAGCTGGCGATATCCGGCAGCATAAGCCCGCTTTGCCGCCACGAGCAGGTCGCCGGCTTCTTCAAACCGGGCGATAACGCCAAACAGATTACGTTTTGGGGCGCGTTCGTTCATGGTTTTATTCCAAACGGATGTCTCATTTATCAGTTTTTATCAGGCGTTCAAACTCAAGCCTCATTTTTGTTTGCGGGCAAAACTTCAACCCGGCCGCCTGAGCCGTTGTTCAGGCCGGGTGAGTTTCGCCCTCTTGGGTTTGATGCAACAACTCTCGCACTTCAAAAATTGAAATCATCGGCAGCGTGCGCACAAATAAAAAGAGCAGCACCAGAAACAGTCCTAACGAGCCAAATATAATCCCCCAATCCCACTGCGTGGGCGTGAACAACGTCCAGGACGAAGGCAAGTACTCGCGGCTCAGGCTGATGACAATGATCATAAAACGTTCCAAGTACATGCCAATATTGATAATGATTGAAATGATGAACAACAGAACCAGATTGGTTCTGATTTTTTTGAACCACAGAAGTTGAACTGTAACCGCGTTACAAAAGATCAAGGCATACACCACCGGCGCGTAAGGCCCCAACAACCGATTTTTGAGCAGGTACAATTCATATTGGTTGCCGCTGTACCAGGCGGTGAAGGCTTCGGTGAGGTAGCCGTATACAACCAGCAAGCCGGTGGCCAGCATCACCTTGGCCATCAGGTCAAAATGGCGCAGGGTGATAAAGTCTTCCATTTTGAAGATTTTACGGATGGGAATGGTCAGGGTGATGACCATGGCAAACCCGGAAAAGATGGCCCCGGCCACAAAGTAGGGCGGAAAAACGGTGGTGTGCCAGCCCGGCATCACCGAGATGGCAAAATCAAAACTGATCACCGTATGCACCGACACCACCAGCGGCGTGGCAATGGCCGCCAGCAGCAAATAGAGCGAGTTGTAATGGTGCCAGTGGCGGGCCGAGCCACGCCAACCCATAGCCAGCATGCCGTAAAAATATTGAAGCGGTTTAAAGGTGGCCTTATCGCGCAGCGCGGCCAGGTCCGGGATCAGGCCGACAAACCAGAACAAGACCGAGGTGGTGGCGTAGGCCGTAATGGCAAACACGTCCCAAGACAGGGGGCTGCGAAACTGGGGCCACAGGCCAAAGGTATTGGGATACGGCATGATCCAGTACATCACCCAGGGCCGGCCCAGGTGCAGAATAGGGAACAAACCGGCGCAGGACACGGCAAACAAGGTCATGGCCTCGGCAAAACGGTTGATAGAAGTGCGCCACTGCTGCCGGAATAAAAATAGAATGGCCGAAATGAGTGTGCCGGCGTGGCCAATTCCAATCCACCAGATCAGCATCACAATGGCCGTGCCCCAGCCCACCGGAATGTTAATGCCCCAAATACCCACACCATACGCAAACAAAACGCCCACGCTCACCAAAAAAACGGTAAACAGAACTGCGCCCACGCCAAAGCCAATAAACCAACCCAGGGGCGTGCGTAGCCGCAGCACCACTTCGCTAATTTTGTCGGTGATAGTACCGTAGCTGTGTCCCGGCTGAAGCAGGGGAATTTCCTGAATTTGGCCGGGTTTTTCAGCATGTCCAAGGGCCATAAATTACTCCTATTTTTCTGCCTTTACCAACGTCCGTAATGCACCTTTGCCGGATCAAAACGATCATGTTTGCCATACGGCGGCAGCTCTTGGGCCAGATGCCCCACCGCAACCAACGCGGGAATACGAACGGTGTAGGGAGAAAACTGATGTAATCTCTCTCCTTCCCCTACCCCTCCAACTCAGGATTGGGATTTTTTAGCTTGGCCAGGTAGGTGGTGCGCGGGCGCGTGCCCAATTCAGTCAACACGCCGTAGTGATGCGGCTCGGCCTTTAATTGCGACACCCGGCTGTTCGGATCGTTGACATCGCCAAAAACAATGGCGTGGGTGGGGCAGGCGGCCTGGCAGGCCGTCACCACCTCTCCATCCTCAAGGCGACGGCCTTCTTTTTTGGCCTCAATGCGGGCATGGCTGATGCGCTGCACACAATAACTACATTTTTCCATCACCCCCCGCACCCGCACGGTCACATCAGGATTGCGTTGCATTTTCAGGGTTTCGGTTTCCTGGTCGGAGAATTGCAGAAAGTTATAGCGCCGGACCTTGTAGGGGCAGTTGTTGGAGCAGTAGCGCGTGCCAATGCAGCGGTTGTAAACCATCACATTCAAACCTTCATGGTCATGCACTGTGGCGCCCACCGGGCAAACCACCTCGCAAGGCGCTTGCTCGCAGTGCTGGCATAACATCGGCTGGTGGTAAGGGGTAGGATTGTCCAGGTTGCCCTCAAAATAAGTGTCCACCCGGATCCAATGCATTTCCCGGCTCACCAAAACCTGCTCTTTGCCCACAATCGGAATGTTATTCTCAGCCTGACACGCCGCAACACAGGCATTACAGCCGTTACAAACGTTCAGGTCAACCACCATACCCCAGGCGTAACTGTCGTAATCATATTGGGGCATTAATGAAATTTCCGGCGCCTCGTGCGCCATGTGCTGCGGAAATTGGGGGTCTTCTTTAAATAAGTCCAACGTGCCCGCACGTACCGGGTCGCGGCCTTCCATGTTGTAGTGCATTTGCGTGGTGGCCAGGCGATACTGCTGACCGGTAGCGCGAATTTGGAGGCCGCTGCCGGCCCACGGTGCAGCGGCGGTGCGCAAAGCGTAAGCATTTACACCAATACCGTTACCCACTCGCCCCACTTGTTCCCGGCCGTAACCCAGGTGCAGGGTGACGGTTTCATTGGCCTGGCCGGGCATCACCCACACCGGAGCTTGCACGGTCCGGCCATTGTAAATCAATTCAACTACCTCTTCAGGAGACAGCCCTAGCCGTTCGGCGGTGGCCGGGCTGACAAAGGCGGCGTTGTCCCAGGTTAACTTGGTCAGGGGTTTGGGCAGTTCTTGCAGCCAGCCGTTGTTGGCAAACCGGCCATCCCAGACGGTAGGGTCGGGGCGGAAAACAAGTTCCAAAGCGGACACCTGCCGGGGAGGAGTTTGGGCCGCTGTTTGCACGGCGGCCAGGTCCACGGTTACGGCAATCGCCGGCAAAGCAGTGTTGACAATCAGGCCATCGTGCCGGGCCTGTTTCCAAAATGTTTCAAAGCCGTCCGTAACTTGGCCGGCCCAGTAGTGATGCACAATATCGTAGTCGGTCAGGTCGCTTTGGCCTAGCAACGCGGCCAGTAGTTGTTGGGCCGAGCGGCTGTCGGCGTACAGCGGCTCAACCAGGGGCTGCATCAGGGTTACTGTGCCGTCAAAGGCCAGGGCATCGCCCCAGGATTCCAGATAATGGCGGGCCGGAACGTGCCATTGACACAAGGCGGCAGTTTCATCTTGGTGCAGCCCCAAATGAACACTGAAGCCCACCTTCAACAACGCCTCGGCAAAATTAAGGTCTGCCGGAGCGTTGTAAACGGGATTGGCGCCAAGGATGAGCAGCATGTCAACCTGCCCGTTGTTCATCGCGCCCACCAACTCCCGCAGCGATTCGCCCTGGTTTACGGGGTTGGCCTCCGGCGGGTCGGTGTAGACCACAGTTTGACCAACATTGCCCAGTTCTTGGTTAAGGGCATGGCTTAAGGCGTGGGCCAACGGTGATTGGCCGTTGCCGGCCAAGATCAGGCTGCTGCCCCGATGGGCTTGCAGGTCGTTGGCCAGGGCCGATATCCATGCCGGGGGAACATCGTTTAACTCGGTTTCAGCGCCGGGCAGGTTAAGGCCCACAGCGGCAGCCAGCGCCAAGATCACGCCTGCCACCTGGCTGGGCCGCACGGGCCGATGATGGTCGGCCATAGCGCCGGTAACGGTGGGGGTACTTTCTATGGCGTACAGCCGGTTCATCTCCGGCCGGCCGGCCCGGACGCGGCGTTTTTGGCTAAAATCATGGGCGTAGCGAACGCCGGCCGGGTTGGCCCCCAAAAAATCGGCCTCAAGCGAAAGCACCACCTCGGCCCGGTCAAAGTGATAAACCGGATTTACGTCCCGGCCAAAGGCCATGAGCGCGCCCTGGCGGGGATTGTCCCGGTTGATTGGCTCGTACTGGTGCCATTGGGCCTGGGGAAATTGGCCCAAAACGGCTTGCATTTGGTTGGCTAAAGTGGGTGAAGTGACGGTTTCGGTGAGCAGCCGCAGCCCCGCGCCGTTGGCGCTGCGCTGCTGTTCCAGCGCCCCGTTTAAGGCGGAGATGAAGGCCGTCCAGTTGCCGGCGGCACCGGCTTGGGTGATTATCTGGGCGCGGTCAGGATCGTATAACTCCAGCACCGAGGCCTGGGCAAACGTATTGGTTGCGCCCAGGCTGGCCGGATGATCGGGGTTGCCCTCCAGCTTGGTGGGGCGGCCCTGGTGACTTTCGGCCAGCAGGCCCAGGGCCAGGCCGCCCAGGGGCATAGCCGTGGCAAAAAATAAGGGTTTACCGCCGGGCACAATCGCTTCGGGGGGGTCAACGTAAGGCACAATTTTTTCGGGGAGGCCCCCGGTGCAGGCGGTCAAACCGCCTAAGGCCAGCGAGGCGCCCATGAGTTTTAAAAAGTTGCGGCGGCTGACCGGGTTGGGCCACTGGTCGGCCCCCTGCGGAAATTCGCGCTTTAAAAAATCTTGAAAGGCTTCGGTTTCGGCAATTTCTTCCAGACAGCGCCAATATTTGGGGCCGTTCAAACCGGCCAGGCGTTGGCGCAGGGAGGGGATGTCAAAATTCTTTCTCATGAAAGTCATTACCTATGGCAGATAGAACAATCGTCCAAACGGCCGGTTTCAATATCATATTCGGTGATCAATTGCGTTCCCAGGGCAAGCTGGTCGTGATTTTTGGGTATGTAGTCCATGGTCAACACTTCTTCCCTGGGCCGGATATATTTTTCCGGGGCGCGGTGGCATTGTAAACACCATTCCATCAACATTGTTTCTGTTTTCCATGTCAGCGGCATCTCGTCAACCCGGCCGTGACAGGTTTCGCAGCCAATGCCTTTGTTAACGTGGATACTGTGATCAAAGTAGACAAAGCCGGACAGGTCGTGAACCCGGGTCCAGCGGAGGGGGTGGCCGGTGCGATAGCTGGCCCGAACCGGCTCCAGCATGGCGGCCTCGGTGTGGATTTGGGAGTGACAGGTCATACAGGTTTGGGTAGGCGGAATCCCGGCAAAGGCAGCCTGCTCAACCGAGGTATGGCAGTAGCGGCAATCAATCCCCAGATCTTTTACGTGGTGTTGGTGGCTAAAGGGCACCGGCTGTTCGCGGGCAATGTTTACCTGGGTCAGGTAAGGTGATTTGACCCAAA
This window encodes:
- a CDS encoding cytochrome c3 family protein; amino-acid sequence: MNQIFHPSMNTIARASILGMAMIAAGLAIGWYFWVKSPYLTQVNIAREQPVPFSHQHHVKDLGIDCRYCHTSVEQAAFAGIPPTQTCMTCHSQIHTEAAMLEPVRASYRTGHPLRWTRVHDLSGFVYFDHSIHVNKGIGCETCHGRVDEMPLTWKTETMLMEWCLQCHRAPEKYIRPREEVLTMDYIPKNHDQLALGTQLITEYDIETGRLDDCSICHR
- the nrfD gene encoding polysulfide reductase NrfD produces the protein MALGHAEKPGQIQEIPLLQPGHSYGTITDKISEVVLRLRTPLGWFIGFGVGAVLFTVFLVSVGVLFAYGVGIWGINIPVGWGTAIVMLIWWIGIGHAGTLISAILFLFRQQWRTSINRFAEAMTLFAVSCAGLFPILHLGRPWVMYWIMPYPNTFGLWPQFRSPLSWDVFAITAYATTSVLFWFVGLIPDLAALRDKATFKPLQYFYGMLAMGWRGSARHWHHYNSLYLLLAAIATPLVVSVHTVISFDFAISVMPGWHTTVFPPYFVAGAIFSGFAMVITLTIPIRKIFKMEDFITLRHFDLMAKVMLATGLLVVYGYLTEAFTAWYSGNQYELYLLKNRLLGPYAPVVYALIFCNAVTVQLLWFKKIRTNLVLLFIISIIINIGMYLERFMIIVISLSREYLPSSWTLFTPTQWDWGIIFGSLGLFLVLLFLFVRTLPMISIFEVRELLHQTQEGETHPA
- a CDS encoding cytochrome c yields the protein MIKAKLTLAILSLVVLSLFLTGCDLVPLHMRDQPKYGPLEESRFFPNEMAARPVPAHTIPRGKWGRMMLNEHLYTGQIEGEFTGTFPMPVTPALMARGQDRYNIYCSPCHDRAGYGNGMIVQRGFQQPSSFHIDRLREQPAGYYYDAIANGFGAMYSYGARLDPQDRWAVVAYIRALQRSQNATPDDVPESEQPKLE
- a CDS encoding DUF3341 domain-containing protein produces the protein MNERAPKRNLFGVIARFEEAGDLLVAAKRAYAAGYRQLDAYTPFPVHGLSEALGLDKQPNFVPYLVLLGAIFGGLAGYMLQYYTSVIAYPLNIGSRPLNSWPAFMVITFEGAVLMAAVAGVLGMLFLNKLPMPYHPVFNTPNFNRASRDAFFLCVLATDPRFDEQETGAFLKSLHPSAVHAVEQGDTEIYD
- a CDS encoding TAT-variant-translocated molybdopterin oxidoreductase, coding for MTFMRKNFDIPSLRQRLAGLNGPKYWRCLEEIAETEAFQDFLKREFPQGADQWPNPVSRRNFLKLMGASLALGGLTACTGGLPEKIVPYVDPPEAIVPGGKPLFFATAMPLGGLALGLLAESHQGRPTKLEGNPDHPASLGATNTFAQASVLELYDPDRAQIITQAGAAGNWTAFISALNGALEQQRSANGAGLRLLTETVTSPTLANQMQAVLGQFPQAQWHQYEPINRDNPRQGALMAFGRDVNPVYHFDRAEVVLSLEADFLGANPAGVRYAHDFSQKRRVRAGRPEMNRLYAIESTPTVTGAMADHHRPVRPSQVAGVILALAAAVGLNLPGAETELNDVPPAWISALANDLQAHRGSSLILAGNGQSPLAHALSHALNQELGNVGQTVVYTDPPEANPVNQGESLRELVGAMNNGQVDMLLILGANPVYNAPADLNFAEALLKVGFSVHLGLHQDETAALCQWHVPARHYLESWGDALAFDGTVTLMQPLVEPLYADSRSAQQLLAALLGQSDLTDYDIVHHYWAGQVTDGFETFWKQARHDGLIVNTALPAIAVTVDLAAVQTAAQTPPRQVSALELVFRPDPTVWDGRFANNGWLQELPKPLTKLTWDNAAFVSPATAERLGLSPEEVVELIYNGRTVQAPVWVMPGQANETVTLHLGYGREQVGRVGNGIGVNAYALRTAAAPWAGSGLQIRATGQQYRLATTQMHYNMEGRDPVRAGTLDLFKEDPQFPQHMAHEAPEISLMPQYDYDSYAWGMVVDLNVCNGCNACVAACQAENNIPIVGKEQVLVSREMHWIRVDTYFEGNLDNPTPYHQPMLCQHCEQAPCEVVCPVGATVHDHEGLNVMVYNRCIGTRYCSNNCPYKVRRYNFLQFSDQETETLKMQRNPDVTVRVRGVMEKCSYCVQRISHARIEAKKEGRRLEDGEVVTACQAACPTHAIVFGDVNDPNSRVSQLKAEPHHYGVLTELGTRPRTTYLAKLKNPNPELEG